The Acidianus manzaensis genome has a window encoding:
- a CDS encoding 50S ribosomal protein L31e yields the protein MKEKDNFEMTINLRKIATSGRSRRYAKALNHIKETITRHFNAEKVIIDPILAEAISTNKKDKVVNRIKVIVNKIDEKTYLVKLGIKSE from the coding sequence ATGAAAGAAAAGGATAATTTTGAGATGACAATAAATTTAAGAAAAATAGCAACAAGTGGAAGAAGCAGAAGATATGCTAAAGCCTTAAATCACATAAAAGAAACAATAACAAGGCATTTCAACGCGGAGAAAGTAATAATAGACCCAATATTAGCTGAAGCAATATCAACGAATAAGAAAGATAAAGTTGTAAATAGAATAAAGGTTATAGTAAACAAAATAGATGAAAAAACATATTTAGTAAAACTCGGTATTAAGTCTGAATGA